In Magnolia sinica isolate HGM2019 chromosome 12, MsV1, whole genome shotgun sequence, a single genomic region encodes these proteins:
- the LOC131220330 gene encoding putative disease resistance protein At1g63350, producing MFTSGQVCLVKLCRGSAFHLLIGGGKMTGMAVTDSVIQIIVSQLTDLVASQLHNIRTLEENFTILRKKIEVLKCVESDVKEKLNSAEVLYGKEPKREVNIWLKNVGEIIEEVIQIEEGFQGQGRQFSLSRADLGKLVEKKIRRTVELQQNSRFLDGLFADILPDGGKIPTTRLVGERNFKKIWNSVLDVGVGIIGIYGIDGVGKTTVMTHIHNKLKDACIFDSVIWVTVSRDTHIERLQKDIAKEIGLELREEDNEMRKAMKLFQALTRRKKFVLILDDIWEAFPLEKVGIPEPNIENGCKLVMTTRWVDLCIDMDCQRELKVELLSNEDSFELLKEKLGADVEVTPEVEPFARGVAEECGGLPPRIIEMAKAMRKNARRERALKEREIACKWKYVYEKLKYSTTTQQQSRKMPLQPLFLEDGEEEERGTKRKSQEPAFIASKSWFGGSSPMTLEDQNGRGMKRKGNELSYVASPGSP from the coding sequence ATGTTTACATCCGGCCAGGTTTGTCTTGTGAAGCTTTGCCGAGGATCTGCATTTCATTTGCTAATTGGTGGGGGTAAAATGACAGGAATGGCTGTGACTGATTCAGTCATCCAAATAATAGTATCACAGCTGACCGACCTAGTGGCATCTCAGTTGCACAACATTAGAACCCTCgaagaaaattttactattttgaggaaaaaaattgAAGTGTTGAAATGCGTAGAGTCCGACGTGAAGGAAAAACTGAATTCAGCAGAGGTATTATATGGGAAGGAACCAAAGAGAGAGGTGAACATATGGCTGAAAAATGTCGGAGAGATCATAGAAGAAGTGATTCAGATAGAAGAGGGTTTTCAGGGCCAAGGGAGACAATTCTCACTCTCGCGTGCAGATTTGGGAAAGCTTGTGGAAAAGAAGATCCGACGGACAGTAGAGCTCCAGCAGAACAGTCGATTTTTAGATGGGTTGTTTGCTGATATATTGCCAGACGGTGGAAAGATACCCACGACAAGACTCGTGGGTGAAAGGAACTTCAAAAAGATCTGGAACTCCGTATTGGATGTTGGGGTTGGAATAATAGGAATCTATGGTATTGATGGAGTTGGCAAGACCACGGTCATGACCCACATTCATAACAAGCTGAAGGACGCTTGTATTTTCGATAGCGTTATTTGGGTGACTGTTTCAAGAGACACTCACATAGAAAGATTACAAAAAGACATAGCAAAGGAGATAGGTTTGGAGCTTAGGGAGGAAGATAATGAAATGAGAAAGGCAATGAAATTGTTTCAGGCTTTGACCCGGAGGAAGAAATTTGTACTAATATTAGATGATATATGGGAAGCATTTCCTTTGGAAAAGGTAGGAATTCCGGAGCCTAATATAGAGAATGGTTGTAAATTAGTGATGACTACTCGCTGGGTGGATTTGTGCATAGATATGGATTGTCAGAGAGAGTTGAAAGTGGAGCTTCTCTCAAACGAAGACTCGTTTGAATTGTTAAAGGAAAAACTAGGTGCTGATGTGGAGGTTACTCCAGAAGTAGAACCTTTTGCAAGGGGTGTTGCTGAAGAATGCGGCGGCCTTCCACCTCGGATCATTGAGATGGCAAAGGCTATGAGGAAGAATGCAAGGAGAGAGAGGGCATTGAAGGAAAGGGAAATAGCTTGTAAGTGGAAATATGTATATGAAAAGTTAAAATATTCGACGACAACGCAGCAACAGAGCAGGAAAATGCCCCTCCAACCCTTGTTTCTGGAAGACGGTGAAGAAGAAGAGCGGGGAACCAAAAGAAAATCACAAGAACCGGCATTTATTGCTTCAAAGTCATGGTTTGGAGGTTCTTCTCCCATGACACTAGAAGACCAGAACGGACgaggaatgaaaagaaaaggaaacgagCTATCATATGTTGCTTCACCGGGTTCTCCTTAA